A window of the Planctomycetia bacterium genome harbors these coding sequences:
- a CDS encoding RNA-binding protein, whose protein sequence is MGKRLYVGNLSYNVSSADLEQLFSQYGRVTSAQVVQDRDTGRSKGFGFVEMGADNEAQAAIDGLHDQKHDGRPLTVNEARPRE, encoded by the coding sequence GTGGGCAAGCGTTTGTATGTCGGCAATCTTAGCTACAATGTTAGCAGTGCCGATTTGGAGCAGTTGTTTTCGCAGTACGGCAGGGTGACAAGCGCCCAAGTGGTGCAAGACCGCGACACGGGACGGAGCAAGGGTTTTGGCTTCGTCGAGATGGGCGCGGACAATGAAGCCCAAGCGGCCATTGACGGCCTGCATGACCAGAAGCACGACGGTCGTCCGTTGACCGTGAACGAAGCTCGTCCGCGTGAAG